One segment of Streptomyces sp. XD-27 DNA contains the following:
- a CDS encoding DNA-binding response regulator, translating to MKEGTLPGGGGPASAADTVDRTLREVRALIESTVAEHRARRNRASPVTEVGVEEAAVRAAAEQVAEQARRTVEVVLPAATGRTAPVHTAVAQVVAGLAPGIAVRALCAQVPPDWGGRGELRQARVPLPTLLIADGRCALACTDSAAGRQTSVVTDPTVVRALLSLFTSVWGGAVPVTGPFDFGSRARADMVRRVLERLRDGVTDEAAARDLAVSVRTYRRYVTGILEMLGANSRFQAGVRASELGILPGRG from the coding sequence ATGAAGGAAGGCACGCTGCCGGGCGGGGGCGGACCGGCCTCCGCGGCCGACACCGTCGACCGGACCCTGCGGGAGGTCCGCGCCCTGATCGAGTCCACCGTCGCGGAGCACCGCGCCCGCCGCAACCGCGCGTCGCCGGTCACCGAGGTGGGGGTGGAGGAGGCCGCGGTCCGGGCCGCCGCCGAGCAGGTGGCCGAGCAGGCCCGGCGGACGGTCGAGGTCGTCCTGCCCGCCGCGACCGGCCGGACGGCGCCGGTGCACACCGCTGTGGCCCAGGTCGTGGCCGGGCTCGCCCCCGGGATCGCGGTGCGGGCGCTGTGCGCGCAGGTGCCGCCCGACTGGGGCGGGCGCGGCGAGCTGCGCCAGGCCCGGGTGCCCCTGCCGACGCTGCTGATCGCCGACGGGCGCTGCGCTCTGGCGTGTACGGACTCGGCCGCCGGCCGCCAGACGTCGGTGGTGACCGATCCGACCGTGGTACGTGCCCTGCTCTCCCTGTTCACCAGCGTCTGGGGCGGCGCCGTGCCCGTCACCGGGCCGTTCGACTTCGGCAGCCGGGCCCGTGCCGACATGGTGCGGCGGGTGCTGGAGCGGCTGCGGGACGGGGTGACCGACGAGGCCGCGGCCCGCGACCTGGCCGTCTCCGTACGCACCTATCGCCGCTACGTCACGGGCATCCTGGAAATGCTGGGGGCCAACTCCCGCTTCCAGGCCGGGGTGCGCGCAAGCGAACTCGGCATTCTGCCCGGCCGCGGCTAA
- a CDS encoding HAD-IIA family hydrolase, whose product MAERKPIESWLTDMDGVLIHEGVPVPGADAFIKKLREYGRPFLVLTNNSIYTPRDLQARLARMGLDVPVENIWTSALATAQFLDDQRPGGTAYVIGEAGLTTALHDIGYVLTDAEPDYVVLGETRTYSFEALTKAIRLINDGARFIATNPDETGPSPQGPLPATGSVAALITRATGRDPYFVGKPNPLMMRAGLNAIGAHSETSAMIGDRMDTDVLAGLEAGMRTFLVLTGLTTPDEVERHPFRPSRVVDSIADLVDLV is encoded by the coding sequence ATGGCAGAGCGCAAGCCGATCGAGTCATGGCTCACGGACATGGATGGCGTGCTGATCCACGAGGGCGTGCCGGTGCCCGGCGCGGACGCCTTCATCAAGAAGCTGCGCGAGTACGGCAGGCCCTTCCTCGTACTCACCAATAATTCGATCTATACGCCGCGTGACCTCCAGGCCCGGCTCGCCCGCATGGGTCTCGACGTGCCCGTGGAGAACATCTGGACCTCGGCGCTCGCCACCGCCCAGTTCCTGGACGACCAGCGGCCCGGTGGCACCGCGTACGTCATCGGGGAGGCGGGCCTCACCACCGCCCTGCACGACATCGGGTACGTGTTGACCGACGCCGAGCCGGACTACGTGGTGCTCGGTGAGACCCGTACGTACAGCTTCGAAGCCCTCACCAAGGCGATCCGGCTGATCAACGACGGGGCCCGGTTCATCGCCACCAACCCCGACGAGACCGGCCCCTCGCCGCAGGGCCCGCTGCCCGCCACCGGGTCGGTCGCCGCGCTGATCACCCGGGCCACCGGGCGCGACCCGTACTTCGTCGGCAAGCCGAACCCGTTGATGATGCGCGCCGGGCTCAACGCGATCGGCGCCCACTCCGAGACCAGCGCGATGATCGGTGACCGGATGGACACCGACGTGCTGGCCGGGCTTGAGGCAGGCATGCGGACGTTCCTGGTGCTGACCGGGCTGACCACGCCCGACGAGGTCGAACGCCACCCGTTCCGGCCGTCCCGGGTGGTCGACTCCATCGCGGATCTGGTCGACCTGGTCTGA
- a CDS encoding DsbA family protein: MEHTTMPARATTTRRLAAIGAAIALVVALFCTILAINDSGGDDDGTKAGGASAPPATDSAQQRAYDELARSTERREAGDPLALGRKDAPVVLIEYADYQCSFCGRFSRETKPDLIEKYVDSGVLRIEFRNYTIFGEDSERAARASWAAGRQGRFWQFHDELYAKPRKGDALSEEKLTEMARRSGVTDLDRFHEDMSGAAAKAALKKDQEEGYRLGVQSTPSFLVNGRPLAGAQPTEVFSSVIDEAAAVAKAQGKGKDDDKGKAAK, translated from the coding sequence ATGGAGCACACCACCATGCCCGCACGCGCCACCACCACCCGGCGGCTCGCGGCGATCGGCGCCGCCATCGCCCTCGTCGTCGCCCTCTTCTGCACCATCCTCGCCATCAACGACAGCGGCGGGGACGACGACGGGACGAAGGCGGGCGGCGCCTCCGCGCCCCCGGCCACCGACTCCGCGCAGCAACGCGCCTACGACGAGCTGGCGCGGTCCACCGAGCGGCGCGAGGCGGGCGACCCGCTCGCCCTCGGCCGCAAGGACGCGCCCGTCGTCCTCATCGAGTACGCCGACTACCAGTGCTCGTTCTGCGGCCGCTTCTCCCGCGAGACCAAGCCGGACCTGATCGAGAAGTACGTGGACAGCGGGGTGCTGCGCATCGAGTTCCGCAACTACACCATCTTCGGCGAGGACTCCGAACGGGCCGCGCGCGCCTCGTGGGCCGCCGGGCGGCAGGGCAGGTTCTGGCAGTTCCACGACGAGCTGTACGCCAAGCCCCGCAAGGGCGACGCGCTCTCGGAGGAGAAGCTGACCGAGATGGCGCGCCGCAGCGGCGTCACCGACCTCGACCGCTTCCACGAGGACATGTCGGGCGCGGCCGCGAAGGCGGCGCTCAAGAAGGACCAGGAGGAGGGGTACCGACTGGGCGTGCAGAGCACCCCGTCGTTCCTGGTCAACGGACGGCCGCTGGCCGGGGCGCAGCCGACCGAGGTCTTCTCGTCGGTCATCGACGAGGCCGCCGCGGTGGCCAAGGCCCAGGGCAAGGGCAAGGACGACGACAAGGGCAAGGCGGCGAAGTGA
- a CDS encoding nucleoside/nucleotide kinase family protein has protein sequence MAEHVEHVEIGEVAADAWALGGGASRRVLGIAGPPGAGKSTLARALVAELARRYGPDAAAYLPLDGFHLSNAQLERLGLTARKGSPPSFDVWGYAALLRRVVEEPGREIYVPDYDRTLHEPVAARHRVAPGARLVVTEGNYLACDEPGWRDARRLMRGLWYLEAPDEVRHTRLVERQRAGGRNEGEARAWVAGNDQPNGELVKGSRDRCDRVLGAVALESL, from the coding sequence ATGGCGGAGCACGTGGAGCACGTGGAGATCGGCGAGGTGGCGGCGGACGCCTGGGCGCTGGGCGGCGGCGCGAGCCGCCGCGTGCTGGGGATCGCCGGGCCGCCCGGCGCGGGGAAGTCCACCCTGGCCCGGGCGCTGGTCGCCGAGCTGGCGCGGCGGTACGGGCCGGACGCGGCCGCCTATCTGCCGCTCGACGGGTTCCATCTGTCCAACGCGCAGCTGGAGCGGCTCGGGCTGACCGCGCGCAAGGGCTCACCGCCCAGCTTCGACGTCTGGGGGTACGCCGCGCTGCTGCGCCGCGTGGTCGAGGAGCCGGGGCGGGAGATCTACGTACCGGATTACGACCGGACGCTGCACGAGCCGGTCGCCGCGCGGCACCGGGTGGCGCCCGGCGCCCGGCTGGTGGTCACCGAGGGGAACTACCTGGCGTGCGACGAGCCGGGGTGGCGTGACGCGCGCCGCCTGATGCGCGGGCTGTGGTACCTGGAGGCGCCGGACGAGGTGCGGCACACCCGGCTGGTGGAGCGGCAGCGCGCGGGCGGCCGGAACGAGGGGGAGGCCCGCGCCTGGGTCGCGGGCAACGACCAGCCCAACGGCGAACTGGTGAAGGGGAGCCGGGACCGGTGCGACCGCGTCCTCGGGGCGGTGGCCCTGGAGTCTCTGTGA
- a CDS encoding glycoside hydrolase family 6 protein codes for MYGSCAAQRMRAGVCAAAAGALLVLSGCSGSSNGDARKAEPPQQRPKSLVPYWVNPDGNAAKQVAAYRKSGHTDDAKLISTIADHPVAEWIGPDNPEGEIRGITAGAAAADREALLVLYNIPHRDCQKYSQGGAGDGNAYLAWLDRAIKGIGDRAATIMLEPDALPHVVDGCTPQKFHEERFYLLTTAVKRLKALPHVKVYLDAGNPAWITDPAKMAEPLKRAGVAQADGFALNISNYQTTEANTAYGRDLSALVGGKPFVIDTSRNGNGPAPGEKDPEVWCNPAGRALGERPTTKTGDKLIDAYLWVKRPGESDGTCKGGPPAGRWWADYALDLARNTQERDNAKARKEAGKGR; via the coding sequence ATGTACGGTAGTTGCGCCGCCCAGCGCATGCGCGCAGGGGTGTGTGCGGCGGCGGCAGGAGCTCTGCTGGTGCTGTCGGGATGCTCCGGATCCTCCAATGGGGACGCCCGCAAGGCGGAGCCACCGCAGCAGCGGCCGAAGTCGCTGGTCCCGTACTGGGTGAACCCCGACGGCAACGCGGCGAAGCAGGTCGCCGCGTACCGCAAGAGCGGCCATACCGACGACGCCAAGCTGATCTCGACGATCGCCGACCACCCCGTGGCGGAGTGGATCGGGCCCGACAACCCCGAGGGCGAGATCCGCGGCATCACCGCGGGCGCCGCGGCCGCCGACCGCGAGGCGCTGCTGGTGCTGTACAACATCCCGCACCGCGACTGCCAGAAGTACTCCCAGGGCGGCGCGGGCGACGGCAACGCCTACCTGGCCTGGCTCGACCGGGCGATCAAGGGCATCGGTGACCGTGCCGCCACGATCATGCTGGAGCCGGACGCGCTGCCGCACGTGGTGGACGGCTGTACGCCGCAGAAGTTCCACGAGGAGCGGTTCTACCTGCTGACCACCGCGGTGAAGCGGCTCAAGGCGCTGCCGCACGTCAAGGTCTACCTCGACGCGGGCAACCCGGCCTGGATCACCGACCCGGCCAAGATGGCCGAGCCGCTGAAGCGGGCGGGTGTCGCCCAGGCGGACGGCTTCGCCCTGAACATCTCCAACTACCAGACGACCGAGGCCAACACCGCCTACGGGCGGGACCTGTCCGCCCTCGTCGGCGGCAAGCCGTTCGTGATCGACACCAGCCGCAACGGCAACGGGCCGGCGCCCGGCGAGAAGGATCCGGAGGTGTGGTGCAACCCGGCGGGCCGGGCGCTGGGGGAGCGGCCGACCACGAAGACGGGTGACAAGCTCATCGACGCCTATCTGTGGGTCAAGCGCCCGGGGGAGTCGGACGGCACGTGCAAGGGCGGCCCGCCGGCGGGCAGGTGGTGGGCGGACTACGCCCTCGACCTGGCCCGTAACACCCAGGAGCGGGACAACGCCAAGGCCCGCAAGGAAGCAGGGAAAGGCCGCTAG
- a CDS encoding lytic polysaccharide monooxygenase: MRRRIRAAVIGVGLAAVTVLATAGSASGHGYTDSPISRQKLCANGTVKNCGPIQWEPQSVEGPKGFPGGGPADGRICSGGNSEFAQLDDPRGGSWPTTKVSAGQEQTFTWRFTAAHATTDFRYYITKDGYSPSEKITRANLELTPFLTVPYNGQRPPSTLSHSGRLPSGKSGHHVIVAVWTIADTANAFYACSDVQF, translated from the coding sequence ATGCGCAGAAGGATCCGCGCGGCCGTCATCGGCGTCGGCCTCGCCGCTGTCACCGTCCTCGCGACGGCCGGCAGCGCCTCCGGTCACGGCTACACCGACTCACCCATCAGCCGCCAGAAGCTGTGCGCCAACGGCACGGTGAAGAACTGCGGCCCCATCCAATGGGAGCCGCAGAGCGTCGAGGGCCCCAAGGGGTTCCCGGGCGGCGGACCCGCCGACGGCCGGATCTGCTCGGGCGGCAACAGCGAGTTCGCGCAGCTCGACGATCCGCGGGGCGGCTCGTGGCCCACCACCAAGGTCTCCGCGGGTCAGGAGCAGACCTTCACCTGGCGGTTCACGGCCGCACACGCGACCACCGACTTCCGCTACTACATCACCAAGGACGGGTACAGCCCCAGCGAGAAGATCACCCGGGCCAACCTGGAGCTGACCCCGTTCCTGACCGTCCCCTACAACGGCCAGCGGCCGCCGAGCACCCTCTCCCACTCCGGGCGGCTGCCCAGCGGCAAATCCGGCCACCACGTGATCGTCGCCGTGTGGACGATCGCGGACACGGCCAACGCGTTCTACGCGTGCTCGGACGTCCAGTTCTGA
- a CDS encoding FadR/GntR family transcriptional regulator — protein MARDIQERIKKLIVDQRLPSGSPLPTETELMELLGVSRNSVREALKALQAMGIVEIRHGFGTYVGPMSMAPMIEGLIFRTVAGHYRGEDSLLQLLELREAVETGLVARLAGRIPEEDLAGLDAVVARMEEEAAAGAVGADTDRAFHAALYRHLDNLLLSEVLEAFWDAFHRVRTDLVDVHQDPRVTCAQHREILAAVRSGDAVRAEQAVRDHFGNIRARLRSAHQG, from the coding sequence ATGGCGCGCGACATCCAGGAGCGGATCAAGAAGCTGATCGTCGACCAGCGGCTGCCCTCCGGCTCCCCCCTGCCGACCGAGACGGAGCTGATGGAGCTCCTCGGCGTCAGCCGCAACTCCGTACGCGAGGCGCTCAAGGCGCTCCAGGCGATGGGCATCGTGGAGATCCGCCACGGGTTCGGCACCTATGTCGGCCCCATGTCGATGGCCCCGATGATCGAGGGGCTGATCTTCCGCACGGTCGCGGGCCACTACCGCGGCGAGGACAGCCTGCTCCAGCTGCTGGAGCTGCGCGAGGCGGTGGAGACCGGGCTGGTCGCGCGGCTGGCCGGGCGGATACCGGAGGAGGACCTCGCCGGCCTCGACGCCGTGGTGGCGCGGATGGAGGAGGAGGCCGCCGCGGGAGCCGTCGGCGCCGACACCGACCGCGCGTTCCACGCCGCGCTCTACCGCCATCTGGACAACCTGCTGCTCAGCGAGGTGCTGGAGGCGTTCTGGGACGCCTTCCACCGGGTCCGTACCGACCTGGTCGACGTCCACCAGGATCCCCGGGTCACCTGCGCGCAGCACCGCGAGATCCTGGCGGCGGTGCGCTCGGGGGACGCCGTACGGGCCGAGCAGGCGGTCCGCGACCACTTCGGGAACATCCGGGCGCGGCTGCGCTCGGCGCACCAGGGCTGA
- a CDS encoding 2-aminoethylphosphonate ABC transporter substrate-binding protein produces MRTHLKPLAAACGALLLATALTACGSGSAADDENAVTVYSADGLKGENGDGWYDRIFKDFEKKTGIKVNYVEGGSGEMVQRALREKSNTQADVLVTLPPFIQQADGKGLLQSYAPAGIEHVAAADKDENGRWTAVVKNFFGFVYNKKELKEAPRTWEELLAGKFRNKVQYSTPGVAGDGTAVVIKAIHDFGGEKPAMDYLKKLQANNVGPSSSTSKLAPKTDKGEILVANGDVQMNFAQSTSMPNLGIWFPARGAHGTPTTFSLPYAAGLVKNAPHTANARKLLDFMLSEGPQRQVSAIGGGFTARTDIRATDENATELARIMKGVEIFRPDWKDIDENLDDYIDAWKSATGS; encoded by the coding sequence CAAGCCGCTCGCCGCCGCCTGCGGCGCGCTCCTCCTCGCCACGGCCCTCACCGCCTGCGGCTCAGGCTCCGCCGCCGACGACGAGAACGCCGTCACCGTCTACAGCGCCGACGGCCTCAAGGGCGAGAACGGCGACGGCTGGTACGACCGGATCTTCAAGGACTTCGAGAAGAAGACCGGCATCAAGGTGAACTACGTGGAGGGTGGCTCCGGCGAGATGGTGCAGCGCGCCCTCCGCGAGAAGTCCAACACCCAGGCCGACGTGCTGGTGACCCTCCCGCCGTTCATCCAGCAGGCCGACGGCAAGGGGCTGCTCCAGTCCTACGCGCCCGCGGGCATCGAGCACGTCGCCGCCGCCGACAAGGACGAGAACGGCAGATGGACGGCCGTGGTCAAGAACTTCTTCGGCTTCGTCTACAACAAGAAGGAATTGAAGGAGGCCCCGCGCACCTGGGAGGAACTGCTGGCCGGCAAGTTCAGGAACAAGGTCCAGTACAGCACCCCGGGGGTGGCCGGTGACGGCACCGCCGTCGTCATCAAGGCGATCCACGACTTCGGCGGCGAGAAGCCCGCCATGGACTACCTGAAGAAGCTCCAGGCCAACAACGTCGGCCCGTCCTCCTCCACCAGCAAGCTCGCGCCGAAGACGGACAAGGGCGAGATCCTGGTCGCCAACGGCGATGTTCAAATGAACTTCGCCCAGTCCACGTCCATGCCGAACCTCGGCATCTGGTTCCCCGCCCGGGGCGCCCACGGCACGCCCACCACCTTCTCCCTCCCGTACGCCGCCGGACTGGTCAAGAACGCCCCGCACACCGCCAACGCCAGGAAGCTGCTGGACTTCATGCTCAGCGAGGGCCCGCAGCGCCAGGTCAGCGCGATCGGCGGCGGCTTCACGGCCCGTACCGACATCCGGGCGACGGACGAGAACGCCACCGAGCTCGCCAGGATCATGAAGGGCGTCGAGATCTTCCGGCCGGACTGGAAGGACATCGACGAGAACCTCGACGACTACATCGACGCATGGAAGTCCGCGACCGGCAGCTGA
- a CDS encoding cytochrome c biogenesis CcdA family protein, whose amino-acid sequence MTDIGYLAAFLGGALALLSPCSALLLPAFFAYSLSSPGRLLARTSVFYVGLATTLVPLGVASTAASRLFYGHRDTLVAVGGWTVIAMGAAQILGLGFASRRAQAAAGRITPRSAASAAATFVLGCVYGLAGFCAGPILGAVLTVTAVSGSPVYGGSMLAVYALGMALPLFLLALLWDRFDLGRRRWLRGRELGVGRLRLHTTSLLSGLFFIGIGTLFLLYNGMSAVSGVLDADQEFRLEQWARRVGDAVPDAALLAAVALVVAAALARIALRAPKEPKEPKEPKE is encoded by the coding sequence GTGACCGACATCGGCTACCTCGCGGCCTTCCTCGGCGGCGCGCTGGCCCTGCTCAGCCCGTGCAGCGCGCTGCTGCTGCCCGCCTTCTTCGCGTACTCCCTCTCCTCACCGGGCCGGCTGCTGGCCCGTACCTCGGTGTTCTACGTGGGGCTCGCCACCACGCTGGTCCCGCTCGGCGTGGCCAGCACCGCCGCCAGCCGGCTCTTCTACGGACACCGGGACACCCTCGTCGCGGTCGGCGGCTGGACGGTGATCGCCATGGGGGCGGCGCAGATCCTGGGCCTCGGCTTCGCGTCGCGGCGCGCGCAGGCGGCCGCGGGCCGGATCACCCCCCGCTCGGCGGCGTCGGCCGCGGCCACCTTCGTACTGGGCTGCGTCTACGGGCTGGCGGGCTTCTGCGCCGGGCCGATCCTGGGCGCGGTGCTGACGGTGACGGCGGTCAGCGGCAGCCCGGTGTACGGGGGGTCGATGCTGGCCGTCTACGCCCTGGGCATGGCGCTGCCGCTGTTCCTGCTGGCGCTGCTGTGGGACCGCTTCGACCTGGGGCGGCGGCGCTGGCTGCGCGGCCGGGAGCTGGGCGTCGGGCGGCTGCGGCTGCACACCACCTCGCTGCTGTCCGGCCTGTTCTTCATCGGCATCGGCACCCTGTTCCTGCTGTACAACGGCATGTCCGCGGTCTCCGGGGTGCTCGACGCCGACCAGGAGTTCCGGCTGGAGCAGTGGGCGCGGCGGGTCGGGGACGCGGTTCCGGACGCCGCCCTGCTCGCCGCGGTCGCGCTGGTGGTGGCGGCCGCGCTGGCCCGGATCGCGCTGCGCGCGCCGAAGGAGCCGAAGGAGCCGAAGGAGCCGAAGGAGTAG
- a CDS encoding sortase domain-bontaining protein gives MSGDGDGDGGSDGGGGRERDRERDRERDHDRVRAGGTRLLTGVAWVVLLLGVWLWGRGAPGGSEAMTGDAAAAGRPPAPGLPAARGPLTAARPQQVVIESVGVRAPVVGRGSRAGMGGAAGPPSYGRPGDGGRYRPGEVTWYRAGPQPGAKGVAVLVGQAEDPSRPAVPRPLPAAFRRLADVRPGQKVRVGRADGSEAEFTVEQVEVVGAARFEADRVYGPRTAGRAELRLLTCGGRFDRTRGTCTADVVVSAYLTGVRKGAASASGGAADRGGGG, from the coding sequence ATGTCCGGCGACGGCGACGGCGACGGTGGCAGCGACGGCGGCGGTGGCCGCGAGCGCGACCGCGAGCGCGACCGCGAGCGCGACCATGACCGCGTACGGGCCGGTGGCACCCGGCTGCTCACGGGTGTGGCGTGGGTGGTGCTCCTGCTGGGGGTGTGGCTGTGGGGCCGGGGGGCGCCCGGCGGTTCGGAGGCGATGACGGGGGATGCGGCGGCCGCCGGGCGGCCGCCCGCGCCGGGGCTGCCCGCCGCCCGTGGTCCGCTGACCGCCGCCCGCCCGCAGCAGGTGGTCATCGAGTCGGTGGGGGTCCGGGCCCCGGTGGTCGGGCGTGGTTCCCGCGCCGGCATGGGGGGCGCGGCCGGTCCGCCGTCGTACGGCCGGCCGGGGGATGGCGGCCGGTACCGGCCCGGGGAGGTCACCTGGTACCGGGCCGGGCCGCAGCCGGGGGCGAAGGGGGTGGCGGTGCTGGTGGGGCAGGCCGAGGACCCGTCCCGCCCGGCTGTGCCGCGCCCGCTGCCGGCCGCCTTCCGCCGGCTCGCCGACGTGAGGCCCGGTCAGAAGGTGCGGGTGGGGCGGGCGGACGGCTCGGAGGCGGAGTTCACCGTCGAGCAGGTCGAGGTCGTCGGTGCCGCGCGCTTCGAGGCCGATCGGGTCTACGGGCCGCGGACGGCGGGCCGCGCCGAGCTCCGGCTCCTCACCTGCGGCGGCCGGTTCGACCGCACCCGCGGGACGTGCACGGCCGACGTCGTGGTCTCGGCCTATCTGACGGGCGTGCGCAAGGGCGCCGCCTCGGCTTCGGGCGGCGCCGCCGACCGCGGCGGAGGGGGGTAG